The Hymenobacter sp. GOD-10R genome includes a window with the following:
- a CDS encoding ATP-binding protein, producing the protein MKQRLRYLFFLFALLGSLVGRAQSPQTALLRRALAQATSDTSRVLLLADVAASYRYSRFDSVQWYARKGLHLAWKIGYRKGEGRCLSRIGILMGERGNLPQALRTDLKALKINEESRDLEGTARTLNQTGLLYHALDDERPALAYFFRSKSIYEQIHIQDDSQLISVLANIGASYTALHQLDSATVFLNRAYQLTRQSRNVHQSCWGNPAPYVLRELGLLQGALGHTAEAIRYYRLSAQAAIPENDLRSSSRAYQYLAELYDNRQQHDSSVYYARKALVMGQSLPFVVGVVRTSNLLAEAFQTRKQRDSTLKYMNIMLRAEDSLYDPQRIKQLDAIGFAEQQRLRELEIERVHYMARMRMYALAAGLAVLLLVALLLWRNNKLQKQANAKLQALNQQVVQQKEEFMVQRDNLARTLLELKQAQSQLVLREKMASLGELMASVAQEIQKPVHQVRDFAGISEALCQELHAEFNKLALPNDDWEYLDETLQNLRQYQEKIVQAGRRANSIVLGMLEYASAEPSLRQATELNTMIESNLRMAYHEMRGKHRTFNAALLPTFDPAVGILDVVRHDLSRALIQLFLTAFQAVQQRQSLDEEGYVPQVAVSTRRSAKHVEIRVRDNGLGLPKDLQGSMFQRFSTANTTNDSPGLGLPLSYDIIKSHGGALRVESLEGEFTEFIITLPVKAQLEAVASANASAEG; encoded by the coding sequence ATGAAGCAACGATTACGCTATCTGTTTTTTCTTTTTGCCTTACTTGGATCATTAGTCGGACGAGCGCAAAGTCCGCAAACGGCGCTGTTGCGGCGGGCTTTGGCCCAAGCTACGTCTGATACCAGCCGGGTGTTGCTCCTGGCCGATGTAGCGGCGTCTTACCGCTACTCCCGCTTCGACTCGGTGCAGTGGTACGCCCGAAAAGGGCTACACCTAGCTTGGAAAATCGGCTACCGCAAAGGGGAAGGTCGTTGTTTGTCGCGCATCGGCATCCTGATGGGGGAGCGAGGTAACCTGCCGCAGGCGCTTCGCACGGATTTGAAAGCGTTGAAAATCAACGAAGAGAGCCGCGACCTGGAAGGCACGGCGCGTACGCTCAATCAAACCGGGCTGCTCTACCACGCCCTCGACGATGAGCGGCCGGCCCTAGCCTATTTTTTCCGGTCGAAGAGCATTTATGAGCAGATCCACATTCAGGATGATTCGCAGCTTATTAGTGTGCTTGCCAACATCGGAGCCAGCTACACGGCCTTGCATCAACTCGATTCGGCAACGGTCTTTCTGAATCGGGCCTATCAGCTCACTAGGCAGTCGCGCAACGTTCACCAAAGCTGCTGGGGCAATCCTGCGCCCTACGTACTGAGGGAGCTAGGTTTGCTGCAAGGCGCCCTAGGTCATACGGCCGAAGCGATTCGCTACTACCGGCTGAGTGCCCAAGCGGCCATTCCCGAAAACGACCTGCGCAGCAGCAGCCGGGCCTATCAGTACCTAGCCGAGCTGTACGACAACCGCCAGCAGCACGATTCGAGCGTGTATTATGCGCGCAAAGCCTTGGTGATGGGGCAGTCACTGCCTTTTGTGGTGGGCGTGGTACGCACGAGCAACCTGCTAGCGGAGGCCTTCCAAACCCGTAAGCAGCGCGATAGTACGCTGAAATACATGAACATCATGCTCCGGGCCGAAGACAGCTTGTATGACCCGCAGCGGATCAAACAGCTTGACGCTATTGGCTTTGCGGAACAGCAACGACTGCGGGAGCTGGAGATAGAGCGGGTCCACTACATGGCGCGCATGCGCATGTATGCGCTGGCTGCCGGTTTGGCGGTGCTATTGCTGGTGGCGCTGCTTTTATGGCGCAACAACAAGCTGCAAAAGCAGGCCAACGCGAAGTTGCAAGCTCTCAATCAGCAAGTTGTTCAGCAGAAGGAGGAGTTTATGGTGCAGCGCGACAACCTAGCTCGAACGCTGTTGGAGCTGAAGCAAGCGCAAAGCCAACTGGTATTGCGCGAGAAGATGGCGAGCCTCGGTGAGTTGATGGCAAGCGTGGCCCAAGAGATTCAAAAACCCGTGCACCAGGTGCGCGACTTTGCCGGCATCAGCGAAGCGCTGTGCCAGGAGCTGCACGCAGAGTTCAACAAGCTAGCCCTGCCGAACGACGATTGGGAGTATCTGGATGAGACGCTGCAAAACCTGCGGCAATACCAGGAGAAGATTGTGCAGGCCGGACGGCGGGCCAACTCCATTGTGCTCGGCATGCTGGAGTACGCATCGGCCGAACCTAGCCTACGCCAAGCCACCGAGTTGAACACCATGATAGAGAGCAACTTGCGTATGGCCTATCATGAAATGCGAGGGAAGCACCGCACCTTCAACGCGGCGTTGTTACCAACGTTTGATCCGGCAGTAGGCATACTCGACGTCGTGCGCCACGACCTGAGCCGGGCCCTGATTCAACTATTTCTGACAGCTTTTCAGGCGGTGCAGCAGCGGCAGAGCTTGGATGAAGAAGGCTACGTGCCGCAAGTCGCCGTCAGTACTCGCCGCTCGGCCAAACACGTGGAAATACGCGTGCGCGACAACGGCCTAGGTCTGCCAAAGGATTTGCAAGGCAGCATGTTCCAGCGGTTTTCGACGGCCAACACGACGAATGATAGCCCCGGGTTAGGGTTGCCCTTGAGCTATGATATCATCAAAAGCCACGGCGGAGCATTGCGTGTGGAGTCACTCGAAGGAGAGTTTACCGAGTTCATCATCACGCTACCCGTGAAAGCACAACTGGAAGCGGTAGCAAGCGCCAACGCTTCGGCCGAAGGGTAG
- a CDS encoding outer membrane beta-barrel protein: MRPSLLPACAQASRLAFLLFLCLLIGVSAVAQTTISGRVLDQQKQEALSFANVVLKAAGSESVVQTALADETGRFSLKNVKPGSYQLQILMIGFVTHVQAVQLSAGIPSLDLGTLGLAATAQKLGEVVVTGQRPLIEQKPDRVTMNVDGSILAAGNDAYDILAAAPSVQLIDGRLTFRGKGNVLILLNGKRLPSGTNLETLLASIPGDQIERIELISNPSAKYDADASGGVIEIYTKRAKELGWTANVGANFRQGYRTGAGLNSGVRVSTPKLDLAVNGSFNRRDGFERSTSSRTIYEGLTPAADLAQRGDLNKTILNSSFSASLNYHFSPSMTLGFDVDVLHSSLDGAGWTQSYITQSKGLTTSRMQESVLLQDAFSNYTLFYKHKLDSLGSALLLTSNYATYQNKQQQTFDQLLQGPQDSVGVASTFRNFIPATYHISTTAADYTKVWNPNTRLEAGLKYTDTRNQSRQDAATLADGNWVAQALSPFSKLGYQERVAAGYFSLNQTIGKLGLQAGLRAERTHYRVVSGIDSSYFNLFPNLRADYKVSDDFTTSLAYAKNIRRPAYESLIPYERFQDTYSTSRGNASLRPEYLHSFSWNNLYKGFGLQLAYTQTVGAISSVYLYDAATLRLTTTQQNLAHRHLATATLTAPFTPAKWWTMNNSASVFYQELNFPSPLDNTMNLTKRKTYYMLSSDNTLTWGKGWSVRVYGLYNSPSMNGLFDWDAYSYVSVGVKKTFLNKRASLNLSVADLFYDTNPRVTSTIVPVVLSEMYRNDTRQVRLAFTFNFGKADLKSKRVETKSNADERGRLGM, from the coding sequence ATGCGTCCTTCTCTACTCCCTGCCTGCGCACAAGCTAGCCGCCTCGCCTTCCTGTTGTTTCTCTGCTTATTAATTGGTGTTAGTGCCGTGGCCCAAACGACCATCAGCGGCCGCGTGCTCGACCAGCAGAAGCAGGAAGCGTTGAGCTTCGCTAATGTAGTCTTGAAAGCGGCGGGTTCCGAAAGCGTGGTGCAGACTGCCTTGGCTGACGAGACTGGCCGTTTCAGCTTGAAGAATGTGAAGCCCGGCAGCTACCAGCTTCAGATACTGATGATCGGGTTTGTGACGCATGTGCAGGCCGTTCAACTATCGGCCGGCATCCCCAGCCTAGACCTAGGTACGCTGGGCTTAGCTGCAACAGCGCAGAAGCTAGGTGAAGTCGTCGTGACTGGTCAGCGGCCCTTGATCGAGCAAAAGCCCGACCGCGTAACGATGAACGTGGACGGCAGCATCTTAGCCGCAGGCAACGACGCCTACGACATCTTGGCCGCCGCGCCCTCGGTGCAGCTGATCGATGGGCGGCTAACCTTCCGTGGCAAAGGCAACGTGCTCATCCTGCTGAACGGGAAGCGGCTGCCCAGTGGCACTAACCTCGAAACGCTGCTGGCGAGCATTCCCGGCGACCAAATCGAACGCATCGAACTCATTAGTAATCCCTCAGCGAAGTACGACGCCGACGCTTCGGGCGGAGTAATTGAGATTTACACCAAGCGCGCCAAAGAGCTAGGGTGGACGGCGAACGTGGGCGCCAATTTCCGCCAAGGCTACCGCACGGGGGCCGGCCTCAACAGCGGCGTGCGGGTGAGCACGCCAAAGCTTGACCTAGCTGTTAATGGCAGCTTCAATCGGCGCGATGGATTCGAGCGGAGCACTTCGTCCCGCACGATCTACGAAGGCCTGACGCCGGCCGCCGACCTAGCGCAGCGTGGCGACCTGAACAAGACCATCCTCAACAGCAGCTTCAGCGCCAGCCTCAACTATCACTTCAGCCCCAGCATGACGCTCGGTTTCGATGTGGATGTGCTGCACAGCAGCCTGGACGGTGCCGGCTGGACCCAGTCGTACATAACCCAAAGCAAAGGACTCACTACGAGTCGCATGCAAGAGAGCGTGCTGTTGCAAGATGCTTTCAGCAACTACACGCTCTTCTACAAGCACAAGCTGGATAGCCTCGGCTCGGCACTGCTGCTGACCAGCAACTACGCCACTTACCAGAACAAGCAGCAACAGACGTTTGACCAGTTGCTGCAAGGCCCTCAAGACTCCGTCGGCGTGGCGAGCACCTTCCGCAATTTCATTCCGGCTACCTACCACATTTCCACTACCGCCGCCGACTACACCAAAGTTTGGAACCCGAACACGCGCTTGGAAGCGGGTCTGAAGTATACCGATACCCGCAACCAGAGTCGCCAAGACGCCGCCACCCTCGCCGACGGCAACTGGGTAGCACAAGCGTTGTCGCCCTTCTCGAAGCTAGGATACCAGGAGCGCGTAGCGGCCGGCTACTTCAGCCTGAATCAAACCATCGGGAAGCTAGGTTTGCAGGCTGGGCTGCGGGCTGAACGCACACACTACCGCGTGGTCAGCGGCATCGATTCGAGCTACTTCAACCTGTTCCCGAATCTGCGCGCCGACTATAAGGTGTCGGATGACTTCACGACCTCGCTGGCTTACGCCAAGAATATCCGCCGCCCCGCCTACGAAAGCCTCATTCCGTACGAGCGGTTTCAGGACACCTACAGCACCAGCCGCGGCAATGCCTCGCTTCGCCCCGAGTACCTACACAGCTTCTCCTGGAATAACCTCTACAAAGGCTTCGGACTGCAACTCGCCTATACCCAAACCGTTGGCGCCATTTCGTCCGTGTACCTCTACGATGCCGCCACGCTACGCCTGACGACCACCCAACAGAACCTAGCACATCGCCACCTAGCTACCGCCACGCTCACTGCGCCCTTCACGCCGGCTAAGTGGTGGACGATGAACAACAGCGCCAGCGTATTCTACCAGGAACTAAACTTCCCCAGCCCGCTTGATAATACCATGAACCTGACCAAGCGCAAAACCTACTACATGCTCAGCAGCGACAACACGCTTACTTGGGGCAAGGGCTGGTCGGTACGCGTGTATGGGCTCTACAATTCGCCCTCTATGAACGGGCTATTTGATTGGGATGCGTATTCCTACGTGTCGGTGGGCGTGAAGAAGACGTTTTTGAACAAGCGGGCTTCGCTCAATCTATCCGTAGCTGACTTGTTCTACGACACGAATCCGCGGGTGACCAGCACCATTGTGCCCGTGGTGCTGAGCGAGATGTACCGCAACGATACACGCCAGGTGCGGCTAGCCTTCACCTTCAACTTTGGCAAGGCCGACCTGAAGAGCAAGCGTGTCGAAACCAAGAGCAATGCCGATGAGCGGGGCCGCTTAGGCATGTAA
- a CDS encoding histidine kinase has translation MPELLPSPTEPRLSTRTTTVLMQLLLWLLLYGFYFAWNNRPNYHFTGHIWPYVLLEWTFAIGLFNCLVYLIIPRWLLRGRFSLALMGAVALIYTYRLWMYVGALLIIHYAPISADLRYNLQKSYAESPWPDLTSWRGLLGSLMDLLATVLFPIIVSFVTYALVIERRRLALERDHLRLELSYLKAQINPQFLFNTLGTLQRLTRSRDRRAGDVVLHLADLMRYTLYETDTERVALSRELEFLEDYLALERLLHPEATIAHEVEGAVTSQQLAPLLLHPFLERLFVGIEAAPGSSVHIQSTIHVDADALTLQIVRTTGMPLAHLYRTDAAIEAALRRLELQYPQQHTVQLTEENAHLRLHLSLQL, from the coding sequence ATGCCCGAACTTCTACCTAGCCCCACGGAGCCCCGCCTGAGCACCCGCACCACTACCGTGCTGATGCAGCTGCTGCTGTGGTTGCTGCTTTACGGGTTCTACTTTGCTTGGAACAATCGCCCCAACTACCATTTCACGGGTCACATCTGGCCTTATGTGCTACTGGAATGGACCTTTGCCATCGGGCTCTTTAACTGCCTGGTATACCTGATTATTCCGCGCTGGCTGCTCCGCGGCCGCTTCAGTCTCGCCTTGATGGGCGCAGTGGCGCTCATTTATACCTACCGTCTGTGGATGTACGTGGGCGCTTTGCTGATTATTCACTACGCTCCCATAAGCGCCGATTTGCGCTACAACCTCCAAAAAAGTTACGCCGAAAGCCCTTGGCCCGACCTGACAAGCTGGCGCGGGTTGCTGGGTTCGTTGATGGATTTGCTAGCCACCGTACTCTTCCCCATTATCGTCAGCTTTGTCACCTACGCACTAGTAATCGAACGCCGCCGCCTAGCCTTGGAGCGCGACCATTTACGGCTGGAATTGAGCTACTTGAAAGCCCAAATAAACCCGCAGTTCTTGTTCAACACCCTCGGCACTTTGCAGCGCCTGACCCGCAGCCGCGACCGGCGCGCGGGCGACGTTGTGCTGCACCTAGCTGATTTGATGCGCTACACCCTCTACGAAACCGACACAGAGCGCGTCGCGCTGAGCCGGGAGCTGGAGTTTCTGGAAGATTACCTAGCCTTAGAGCGCCTGCTGCATCCGGAGGCTACCATCGCGCACGAGGTTGAGGGCGCGGTGACCTCGCAGCAGCTAGCCCCCTTGCTGTTGCATCCTTTTCTGGAAAGACTTTTTGTGGGAATAGAAGCCGCTCCAGGCAGTTCTGTGCATATTCAGAGCACGATTCACGTTGATGCCGATGCACTTACCTTACAGATAGTTCGCACGACCGGGATGCCGTTAGCCCATCTTTACCGCACCGATGCG